One region of Trinickia violacea genomic DNA includes:
- the gspG gene encoding type II secretion system major pseudopilin GspG yields MHMWTIRRKEAVALRERRQRGFTLIEIMVVIAILGILAALIVPKIMSRPDEARRVAAKQDIGTVMQALKLYRLDNGRYPTQEQGLRALIEKPSTDPVPNNWKDGGYLERLPNDPWGNPYQYLNPGVHGEIDVFSYGADGKPGGEGNDADIGSWQ; encoded by the coding sequence ATGCATATGTGGACCATTCGCCGTAAGGAAGCCGTGGCACTGCGCGAACGCCGCCAGCGCGGCTTCACGCTGATCGAAATCATGGTGGTGATCGCGATTCTCGGCATTCTCGCCGCACTGATCGTGCCGAAGATCATGAGCCGTCCGGACGAAGCGCGCCGTGTAGCGGCCAAGCAGGACATCGGCACCGTCATGCAGGCGCTCAAGCTGTACCGCCTCGACAACGGCCGTTATCCGACGCAGGAGCAGGGCCTGCGCGCGCTGATCGAAAAACCGTCCACGGACCCGGTCCCGAACAACTGGAAGGACGGCGGTTACCTGGAGCGCCTGCCGAACGATCCCTGGGGCAATCCGTATCAGTATCTGAACCCCGGCGTGCACGGCGAAATCGACGTGTTCAGCTACGGCGCCGACGGCAAGCCCGGAGGCGAGGGCAACGACGCCGATATCGGGTCGTGGCAGTAG
- the gspI gene encoding type II secretion system minor pseudopilin GspI, producing MIEVLVALAIIAVALAASLRAVGALAASESELHQRLLAGWSADNTLAQLYLAHTWPEIGTQTFDCSQGNLPLTCTQRVSSTPNPVFRRVEVSVTTPGSNGTLAQLVTVVPNETNRAL from the coding sequence ATGATCGAAGTGCTCGTCGCGCTCGCGATCATCGCGGTTGCGCTGGCGGCGTCGCTGCGCGCAGTCGGCGCACTCGCGGCGAGCGAATCCGAACTGCACCAGCGGCTCCTCGCCGGCTGGAGCGCGGACAACACGCTCGCCCAACTGTATCTCGCGCACACGTGGCCGGAGATCGGCACGCAGACGTTCGATTGCTCGCAAGGCAACTTGCCGCTCACGTGCACGCAGCGCGTCAGCTCGACCCCGAACCCGGTATTCCGGCGTGTCGAGGTGTCGGTGACAACGCCAGGAAGCAACGGCACGCTCGCGCAATTGGTCACGGTGGTCCCGAATGAAACCAACCGTGCACTCTGA
- the gspF gene encoding type II secretion system inner membrane protein GspF, translated as MPAFRFEAIDAAGKAQKGVLDADSARGARGQLRTQGLTPLVVEPAATRTRGERSQRLSLGRKLSQREQAILTRQLASLLIAGLPLDEALAVLTEQAERDYIRELMAAIRAEVLGGHSLANALAQHPKDFPDIYRALVAAGEHTGRLGLVLSRLADYIEQRNALKQKIVLAFTYPTIVTIIAFGIVTFLLSYVVPQVVNVFASTKQKLPILTVLMMALSDFVRHWWWAILIAVVVVVYVVRGILKQPGPRLAFDRWLLTAPLAGKLVRGYNTVRFASTLAILTAAGVPILRALQAAGETLSNRAMRGNIDDAIVRVREGTSLSRALGNTKTFPPVLVHLIRSGEATGDVTTMLDRASEGEARELERRTMFLTSLLEPLLILAMGGVVLVIVLAVMLPIIDLNNMVQ; from the coding sequence ATGCCGGCATTCCGTTTTGAAGCGATCGACGCCGCAGGCAAGGCGCAGAAGGGCGTCCTCGACGCCGACAGCGCGCGCGGCGCGCGCGGTCAGCTGCGCACGCAGGGTCTGACGCCGCTCGTCGTCGAGCCGGCCGCGACGCGCACGCGCGGCGAGCGCAGCCAGCGCCTCTCGCTGGGCCGCAAGCTTTCGCAGCGCGAGCAGGCGATCCTGACGCGGCAGCTCGCGAGCCTGCTGATCGCGGGTCTGCCCCTCGACGAAGCGCTCGCGGTGCTCACCGAGCAGGCCGAACGCGACTACATTCGCGAACTGATGGCTGCGATCCGCGCCGAAGTGCTCGGCGGGCATTCGCTCGCGAATGCGCTCGCGCAGCATCCGAAGGATTTTCCCGACATCTACCGCGCGCTCGTCGCCGCCGGCGAACATACCGGCAGGCTCGGCCTCGTGCTGTCGCGCTTGGCCGACTACATCGAGCAGCGCAATGCGCTCAAGCAGAAGATCGTTCTCGCGTTCACGTATCCGACGATCGTCACGATCATCGCGTTCGGCATCGTGACCTTCCTGCTGAGCTACGTCGTGCCGCAGGTGGTCAACGTGTTCGCGAGCACGAAGCAGAAGCTGCCGATTCTCACGGTGCTGATGATGGCGCTCTCGGATTTCGTGCGGCACTGGTGGTGGGCGATCCTGATTGCCGTGGTGGTGGTGGTCTACGTGGTGCGCGGCATTCTCAAGCAACCCGGGCCGCGCCTCGCGTTCGACCGGTGGCTGCTCACCGCGCCGCTCGCCGGCAAGCTCGTGCGCGGCTACAACACGGTGCGCTTCGCGAGCACGCTCGCCATTTTGACCGCGGCGGGCGTGCCGATTCTGCGCGCGCTGCAGGCGGCCGGCGAAACGCTCAGCAACCGCGCAATGCGCGGCAATATCGACGATGCAATCGTGCGCGTGCGCGAGGGCACGTCGCTCTCGCGCGCACTCGGCAATACAAAGACGTTTCCGCCGGTGCTCGTGCACCTGATCCGCTCGGGCGAGGCGACCGGCGACGTGACGACGATGCTGGACCGCGCGTCCGAAGGCGAAGCACGCGAGCTCGAGCGCCGGACGATGTTCTTGACCAGCCTTTTGGAGCCGCTCTTGATTCTGGCGATGGGCGGTGTGGTGCTCGTGATCGTGTTGGCCGTGATGCTGCCGATCATCGATCTGAACAATATGGTGCAGTAG
- the gspK gene encoding type II secretion system minor pseudopilin GspK, producing the protein MTMRPRRSQPSQQTGAAIITALLVVALSAILVSGILWRQQVQIRRIENQRLVSQAQWVARGALDWTRLILRSEADTSAGITYLGGVWGVPIAKTRLSDFLGQIGQSGAGQGAQTYLSGSIEDAQAKFNLRNLVSIPAPGALQIDIEQVQALQRLMSLLGLNGQLAKNVAVQVRASLKQSATRFQMGNNGVGVPASGVLAPQLAGAIGGNSFTDNPGLSDTDDNAAVAPLQMTSVDSLLNVPGFTPEMVARLRPFVTVLPTQTAVNMNTASAEVIAAIVTGMSLSSAQALVARRETVFFRNIGDITLALQAAGTQTAAADTSLMDVTTSYFLVHGRVQHERAELDRTTLVYRDALTHTTRIVRVSDQL; encoded by the coding sequence ATGACGATGCGCCCACGTCGATCCCAACCCTCGCAACAAACCGGCGCCGCGATCATCACCGCCCTGCTGGTGGTCGCGCTGTCGGCGATTCTGGTATCGGGGATTCTGTGGCGTCAGCAGGTGCAGATCCGGCGCATCGAGAATCAGCGGCTCGTCTCGCAGGCGCAATGGGTCGCGCGTGGCGCGCTCGACTGGACGCGCCTGATTCTGCGCTCGGAAGCCGATACGTCGGCCGGCATCACATATCTCGGCGGCGTCTGGGGCGTGCCGATCGCCAAGACGCGTTTGTCGGACTTTCTCGGCCAGATCGGCCAATCCGGCGCTGGCCAAGGCGCGCAGACGTATTTGTCGGGCTCGATCGAAGACGCGCAGGCGAAGTTCAATCTGCGCAATCTCGTTTCGATTCCCGCGCCGGGCGCGCTCCAAATCGACATCGAACAGGTCCAGGCTCTTCAGCGGCTGATGTCGCTTCTGGGCTTGAACGGCCAGCTCGCGAAGAATGTCGCGGTGCAAGTGCGCGCGAGCCTGAAGCAATCGGCGACCCGTTTTCAGATGGGGAACAACGGCGTGGGGGTGCCGGCATCCGGCGTCCTGGCGCCGCAGCTGGCGGGCGCGATAGGCGGCAACAGCTTCACCGACAACCCCGGTCTTTCCGACACCGACGACAACGCTGCCGTCGCGCCGCTGCAAATGACGAGCGTCGATTCGCTGTTGAACGTGCCGGGCTTCACGCCTGAAATGGTCGCGCGGCTGCGCCCCTTTGTGACCGTGCTGCCGACGCAAACCGCGGTCAACATGAACACCGCGAGCGCCGAGGTGATCGCGGCCATCGTGACGGGCATGAGCCTGTCGAGTGCGCAGGCGCTCGTCGCGCGGCGCGAGACGGTGTTTTTCCGCAATATCGGCGATATCACGCTCGCGCTTCAGGCTGCGGGCACACAGACGGCGGCGGCCGATACGAGCCTGATGGATGTGACGACGAGTTATTTTCTGGTCCACGGACGCGTGCAGCACGAACGCGCGGAACTGGACCGCACGACGCTCGTGTATCGCGATGCGCTGACCCACACCACCCGCATCGTGCGCGTGAGCGACCAGCTATAA
- a CDS encoding type II secretion system protein N: MNALQIRLLSLALFAVFCATVTYWAITLTSHPAPPLQAASVRAPVAVEDAATLFGGQLTHDVNRSIKLFGILALGEGASAIVSAGDEPPRAVSLGSSIMQGVKLDEVKARSIIVDRNGARSEIFLPANPIGPTIYVR, from the coding sequence ATGAACGCTCTCCAGATTCGCCTTCTGTCCTTGGCGCTGTTCGCGGTGTTCTGCGCGACCGTCACCTATTGGGCCATCACGCTCACCTCGCATCCGGCGCCGCCGCTGCAGGCGGCTTCGGTGCGCGCGCCGGTGGCGGTCGAGGACGCCGCGACGCTCTTCGGCGGTCAGCTCACCCACGACGTGAACCGCAGCATCAAGCTGTTCGGCATACTCGCGCTCGGCGAAGGCGCCTCGGCCATCGTCAGCGCCGGGGACGAGCCGCCGCGCGCGGTGTCGCTCGGCAGCTCGATCATGCAGGGCGTGAAGCTCGACGAGGTCAAGGCCCGCTCGATCATCGTCGATCGTAACGGCGCGCGTTCCGAAATCTTCCTGCCAGCGAACCCCATCGGTCCGACGATCTACGTGCGCTGA
- a CDS encoding PulJ/GspJ family protein, translating into MKPTVHSDRRLARHLRHRSIGGFTLIELMVAIAILAVIAVLSWRGLDQIIRGRQTISSAMEDERVFAQLFDQMRVDTRQAATDDEVGQPAISVGGATLQIVRNFGFAGDPPRLQVVRYGVANGQVTRYASPPIGNVGELRRALRGGTGDWNAVPLIGGVGSISARLYVPKLGWTTQMADVEAEIRRNDNNLKVPQLGNAPLPRSVTGLEVSIGATSLHVPITRVFLIGE; encoded by the coding sequence ATGAAACCAACCGTGCACTCTGACCGCCGCCTCGCGCGTCACCTTCGGCACCGCTCGATCGGCGGCTTCACGCTGATCGAGCTGATGGTGGCGATCGCGATTCTCGCGGTGATCGCGGTGCTGTCGTGGCGCGGGCTCGACCAGATCATCCGCGGCCGGCAGACCATCTCGAGCGCGATGGAAGACGAGCGCGTGTTCGCACAATTGTTCGACCAGATGCGCGTCGACACGCGCCAGGCCGCCACCGACGACGAAGTCGGCCAGCCGGCCATCTCGGTCGGCGGCGCGACGCTGCAGATCGTGCGCAACTTCGGGTTCGCGGGCGACCCGCCGCGGCTGCAAGTCGTCCGTTACGGCGTCGCCAACGGCCAGGTCACGCGCTACGCCTCGCCGCCGATCGGCAATGTCGGCGAGCTGCGGCGCGCGCTGCGAGGCGGCACCGGCGACTGGAACGCGGTGCCGCTGATCGGCGGCGTCGGCTCGATTTCGGCGCGCCTGTATGTGCCGAAGCTCGGCTGGACGACGCAGATGGCCGACGTCGAAGCCGAGATCCGCCGCAACGACAACAACCTCAAGGTGCCGCAGCTCGGCAACGCGCCGCTGCCGCGCTCGGTGACGGGGCTTGAAGTGAGCATCGGCGCGACCTCGCTGCACGTGCCGATCACGCGCGTGTTTCTGATCGGGGAATGA
- the gspE gene encoding type II secretion system ATPase GspE — protein sequence MIDTLASAHEGAPGERQPPSQLAARLVPYGFAKTGQILVAHQHADGLEVWISERTSDAALAEVARNFGALKVVRLSADDLSQAINQAYARSDGSAAQVVGEVEGEVDLSRLMQDIPEVEDLLESEDDAPIIRMINALLTQAAREQASDIHIEPFENASVVRFRVDGTLRDVVRPKKALHGALISRIKIMAQLDIAEKRLPQDGRITLRVGGRPVDVRVSTLPTGHGERAVLRLLEKDSQRLNLEALGMATDTLGKFDKLISRPHGIVLVTGPTGSGKTTTLYASMSRLETATTNIMTVEDPIEYDLAGIGQTQVNERIGMTFARALRSILRQDPDIIMIGEIRDLETAQIAVQASLTGHLVLATLHTNDAASAVTRLTDMGVEPYLLASSLLGVLAQRLVRRLCPVCKEERVENGHTHWHPVGCDKCGQSGYAGRRGVYELLLIDDTIRTMIHRNAADAEILEAGRAQGMRTLREDGDRWLASGLTSLEEVIRVTGGA from the coding sequence GTGATCGACACGCTCGCGTCCGCCCACGAAGGCGCGCCGGGTGAACGCCAGCCGCCTTCGCAACTTGCCGCCCGGCTCGTGCCGTATGGCTTTGCGAAGACCGGCCAGATTCTCGTCGCGCATCAGCACGCGGACGGCCTCGAAGTCTGGATCAGCGAACGCACGAGCGATGCAGCGCTGGCTGAAGTCGCGCGCAATTTCGGCGCGCTGAAAGTGGTGCGGCTGTCCGCCGACGATCTCTCGCAAGCGATCAACCAAGCGTATGCACGCAGCGACGGCAGCGCCGCGCAGGTGGTCGGCGAAGTGGAAGGCGAAGTCGACTTGTCGCGCTTGATGCAGGACATCCCCGAAGTCGAAGACCTGCTCGAATCCGAAGACGACGCGCCGATCATCCGCATGATCAACGCACTGCTCACGCAGGCGGCGCGCGAGCAGGCATCGGATATTCACATCGAGCCGTTCGAAAATGCATCGGTGGTGCGCTTTCGCGTCGACGGGACGCTGCGCGACGTCGTGCGTCCGAAGAAGGCGCTGCACGGCGCGCTGATCTCGCGGATCAAGATCATGGCGCAGCTCGACATCGCCGAGAAACGCTTGCCGCAGGACGGCCGCATCACGCTGCGCGTGGGCGGGCGGCCCGTCGACGTGCGCGTTTCGACGCTGCCGACCGGACACGGCGAGCGCGCGGTCCTGCGTCTGCTCGAAAAGGATTCGCAGCGCCTGAATCTCGAAGCGCTCGGCATGGCGACCGACACGCTCGGGAAATTCGACAAGCTGATTTCGCGTCCGCACGGCATCGTGCTCGTCACGGGGCCGACGGGCTCGGGCAAGACGACGACGCTTTATGCGTCGATGTCGCGGCTCGAAACGGCGACGACCAACATCATGACGGTCGAAGACCCGATCGAATACGACCTCGCCGGCATCGGCCAGACGCAGGTCAACGAGCGGATCGGGATGACCTTCGCGCGCGCCTTGCGCTCGATCCTGCGCCAGGACCCGGACATCATCATGATCGGCGAAATCCGCGACCTCGAGACCGCGCAGATCGCCGTGCAGGCGTCGCTCACGGGCCACCTCGTGCTCGCGACGCTGCACACGAACGATGCGGCTTCCGCCGTCACGCGTCTCACCGACATGGGCGTCGAGCCGTATCTGCTCGCGTCGTCGCTGCTCGGCGTGCTCGCGCAGCGGCTCGTGCGGCGGCTGTGTCCGGTCTGCAAGGAAGAGCGCGTCGAGAACGGTCATACGCACTGGCACCCGGTCGGCTGCGACAAGTGCGGGCAGTCGGGCTATGCGGGGCGGCGCGGCGTCTACGAGCTGCTGCTGATCGACGACACGATCCGCACGATGATCCACCGCAATGCGGCGGACGCCGAGATCCTCGAGGCCGGCCGTGCGCAAGGCATGCGTACGCTGCGTGAGGACGGCGATCGCTGGCTCGCGTCCGGCCTTACGTCGCTCGAGGAAGTGATACGCGTGACTGGCGGAGCGTGA
- a CDS encoding GspH/FimT family pseudopilin, with protein MRLSSRIRAGRTLDGRIPGRPAPGSPAAGRPAAGFTLLEMLVVLVIAGLLVSLAAVTISRNPRTDLNEQAQRLALLFESAGDEAQVRARPIAWQPVSGGYRFDVRTEDGWRPLRDDMFAPRGWEGGVTDVSIDYPGSDLRANRVVFGVESIDAPVTITLYSAVGRATIVGTGNGRYEVR; from the coding sequence ATGCGCCTATCCTCGCGAATTCGTGCTGGCCGTACCCTGGATGGCCGGATCCCCGGACGGCCGGCCCCCGGATCGCCGGCCGCCGGAAGGCCGGCCGCCGGCTTCACGCTGCTCGAAATGCTCGTGGTCCTCGTGATCGCGGGGCTTCTGGTTTCGCTGGCGGCGGTCACGATTTCGCGCAATCCGCGCACCGATCTGAACGAGCAGGCGCAGCGTCTCGCCCTGCTGTTCGAGTCCGCCGGCGACGAAGCGCAAGTGCGCGCGCGGCCCATCGCGTGGCAGCCGGTCAGCGGCGGCTATCGCTTCGACGTCCGCACCGAAGACGGCTGGCGTCCGCTGCGCGACGACATGTTCGCCCCGCGCGGCTGGGAAGGCGGCGTGACCGACGTGTCGATCGATTACCCCGGTTCCGACTTGCGCGCGAATCGCGTCGTGTTCGGCGTCGAGAGTATCGACGCGCCGGTGACCATCACGCTTTACTCCGCAGTCGGCCGCGCGACGATCGTCGGCACCGGCAACGGCCGCTACGAGGTGCGCTGA
- the gspL gene encoding type II secretion system protein GspL, which produces MSTLIVFLPPRDPAVPSQEWQLPETAFLLLDKGGRTQRAGRAALSLLPRASSTVLILAARDVLMLRAAVPPLKGPRLRQALPNVVEDQLIQDPQTCHIALDPQSPGDGARVLAVIDRGWFRFIVEAFGAAGHRNVRAVPVTRCLPVPALAEGMPTAVGEALEEASAAAQDAAVAHAVAPTVVPIVAAVLGTVVEHTAALFAEVTETSGAAAPSIEAHEPRVELALARGAHGEGLAVPASAVGATLAALAGDAPVTLYELADMPGSEPRLSSVSQAPQSRAGLPGATSLPFETLARRALDCRFDLCQFEFEARPWRLDRATLRRLRLPVTLAVASIVVAVIGMNVQWLMLARQRDALNAQMTELLLNAFPKTTVVLDAPDQMSRQLDQLRVAAGELSPSDFLSLAAGLAHSLGPVPVNGVAALDYNDRRLDVTFKPETKVDPDFTQRLARNGLSGEIDSSTGKWAIRNAP; this is translated from the coding sequence TTGAGCACCTTGATCGTCTTTCTGCCGCCGCGTGATCCGGCGGTGCCGTCGCAGGAATGGCAACTGCCGGAGACGGCGTTTCTGCTTCTCGACAAGGGCGGCCGCACCCAGCGCGCCGGACGCGCGGCGCTTTCGCTGTTGCCGCGCGCGTCGTCGACGGTGCTGATTCTCGCCGCGCGCGACGTGCTGATGCTGCGTGCCGCCGTGCCGCCTCTGAAGGGGCCGCGCTTGCGGCAGGCGCTGCCGAACGTCGTCGAGGATCAACTGATCCAGGACCCGCAGACGTGCCACATCGCGCTCGATCCGCAGTCGCCGGGCGACGGCGCGCGCGTGCTCGCGGTGATCGATCGCGGCTGGTTCCGCTTCATCGTCGAAGCGTTCGGCGCGGCCGGGCACCGCAATGTGCGCGCCGTGCCGGTCACGCGTTGCCTGCCGGTTCCGGCGCTGGCCGAAGGGATGCCGACGGCGGTTGGCGAGGCGCTCGAGGAGGCGTCCGCTGCAGCGCAGGACGCTGCCGTCGCGCACGCGGTCGCGCCGACGGTGGTGCCGATTGTCGCGGCGGTGCTCGGCACGGTCGTCGAGCACACGGCGGCGCTCTTTGCCGAAGTCACGGAGACGTCCGGCGCGGCGGCGCCGTCGATCGAAGCGCACGAGCCGCGCGTCGAGCTTGCGCTTGCGCGCGGTGCGCACGGCGAGGGGCTCGCGGTGCCCGCGTCGGCGGTCGGCGCGACGCTGGCCGCGCTGGCCGGCGACGCGCCCGTCACGCTCTACGAGCTCGCCGACATGCCCGGCAGCGAGCCGCGCCTGTCGTCGGTCTCGCAAGCGCCGCAGTCTCGCGCGGGCTTGCCCGGCGCCACATCGTTGCCGTTCGAGACGCTCGCGCGCCGCGCGCTCGATTGCCGTTTCGATCTGTGCCAGTTCGAGTTCGAGGCGCGTCCGTGGCGGCTCGATCGCGCAACGCTGCGGCGCCTGCGCCTGCCCGTGACGCTCGCGGTGGCATCGATCGTGGTCGCGGTGATCGGGATGAACGTGCAGTGGCTGATGCTCGCGCGCCAGCGCGACGCGCTCAACGCGCAGATGACCGAACTCCTGCTCAACGCCTTCCCAAAGACGACGGTCGTGCTCGACGCGCCCGATCAGATGTCGCGCCAGCTCGATCAACTGCGCGTCGCGGCGGGCGAGTTGTCGCCGAGCGACTTCCTGTCGCTTGCCGCGGGCCTCGCGCATTCGCTCGGGCCGGTGCCGGTCAATGGCGTGGCCGCGCTCGACTATAACGACCGGCGGCTCGACGTCACGTTCAAGCCTGAAACCAAGGTCGATCCCGACTTCACCCAGCGCCTCGCGCGCAACGGACTCTCGGGCGAAATCGACAGCAGCACCGGCAAATGGGCGATCAGGAACGCACCATGA